The following nucleotide sequence is from Candidatus Izemoplasmatales bacterium.
GTTTCCGTCAAGGAAATGCTCACCAAAGCGTTCAAGGAAGGCTATGCCGTCGGCCAGTTCAACATCAACAACCTCGAATGGACCAAGGCGATCCTCACGACCGCGCAGGAACTGAACTCTCCGGTCATCCTCGGCGTCTCCGAAGGCGCCGCGAAGTACATGACCGGCTACAAGACCGTCGTCGCGATGTGCGCCGCGATGGTCGATTCGCTCAAGATCACCGTTCCCGTCGCCGTCCACCTCGACCACGGCACCTACGAAGGCGCCCTCAAGGCGATCGATGCGGGCTTCCCCTCGATCATGTTCGACGGGTCGGAGTTCGCGATCGACGAGAACGTCAGGAAGACCACCGAACTCGTCGCCCTGTGCAACGCCAAAGGCTTGTCGATCGAAGCCGAAGTCGGCGCCATCGGCGGCGAAGAGGATGGCGTCCACGGCCGCGGCGAACATGCCGATCCGGACGAATGTGCCCGCATCGCCGCGCTCGGCGTGACGATCCTCGCCGCCGGCATCGGCAACATCCACGGCATCTATCCGCCGAACTGGAAGGGTCTCGACTTCGATACCCTCGCCGCGATCAAGAAGAAAGTCCCCGCCACGCCGCTCGTGCTCCATGGCGGTACCGGCATCCCGAACGAGATGATCCGGAAGGCGATCTCCCTGGGTGTCGCCAAGATCAACGTCAACACCGAATGCCAGCTCGTCTTCGCCGCCGCGACCCGCAAGTACGTCGAAGAGGGCAAGGATCTCGACACGAAGGCGAAGGGATTCGATCCGCGCAAGCTGCTCGCCCCCGGCTACGAGGCGATCAAGGCCGCCGTCAGGGAGAAGATCAACCTGTTCGGTTCCGCCAACAAAGCCTGATTTGCGAAAAACCACTACGCGCTAGTGGTTTTTCCTTCTCTTACGACCCGCCACGGAGGAAACGCATGGATTACCTGTTCCGCGAATATCTCGCCTGGATCGCCGAAAACCACGAATTCTACATGGAGCTGAAGGAGCATGATTCGCCGCTCTACGATCGGTTCCTGCCGGTGTATGCCGTGCTCGACCACGTGTATCAGGAGGTCAAGGGCGACCGCATGCAGTTCGACTCCGACCTCGAGCGCATCTTCCACGTCGGTCTCGAATTCCTCCACGACCAGTTCGAATCGTGCAAGCTCTACCTCGAGACGAAGTTCAAGGGCGACCTGCACGTCTTCATGGAGTACGCCCCGGCGGTGAACCACATCCTGTTCGTCGAGGACGTCCGCTACGAGCTCGAGGAGAAGGAAGCCGACTACGACCCCAAGAAGCTCGAAGACCTGCTCGATTTCCTCGAGGACATCCTCGACGCGAAGACCGGGATCGACGAGAACCTCGGCGTCTACGTCGACAGCGTCGTGAAGGACGTCGTCGGCGACGTCGACTTCGAACTTTACGGCATCATCGACATCTTCATGGACGTCGCCGAGACGTTCGGACTGTACCTTTTCGAGGACGAGGACATCGTCCTGGGAAACGATATCTGAGAAAGGAAGGATCCCCCATGTTCAACCGCAAGAAATACATCATCGTCATCGTCCTGATCGGCGTCGCGAGCGTCGCCGCGATCGTCCTGAACGCGCTCTTCGGAAAGTCCGAATACTGGCTCTGGATCGCGCTCGTCGCGATGACCGCCTTCACCGTCCTGCGCACCCGCATGTTCGCACCGCTCCAGGTCTTCGGCACCAA
It contains:
- the fba gene encoding class II fructose-1,6-bisphosphate aldolase, yielding MALVSVKEMLTKAFKEGYAVGQFNINNLEWTKAILTTAQELNSPVILGVSEGAAKYMTGYKTVVAMCAAMVDSLKITVPVAVHLDHGTYEGALKAIDAGFPSIMFDGSEFAIDENVRKTTELVALCNAKGLSIEAEVGAIGGEEDGVHGRGEHADPDECARIAALGVTILAAGIGNIHGIYPPNWKGLDFDTLAAIKKKVPATPLVLHGGTGIPNEMIRKAISLGVAKINVNTECQLVFAAATRKYVEEGKDLDTKAKGFDPRKLLAPGYEAIKAAVREKINLFGSANKA